From one Streptomyces sp. NBC_01478 genomic stretch:
- a CDS encoding ABC transporter permease gives MNSLIKLELTRALRNRKFLFFSVIYPSVIFLLVSNQTGTVDGTGLSIAKYVMVSMASFGALTAVLMGNSERIAKERENGWVRQLRLTPLPGRGYVLAKTASAAVVSLPSIVVVFIVAAVLKDVRLDAWQWLALTGAIWAGSLVFAALGVAIGYLASGDAVRPITMIVYFGLSILGGLWFPSTTFPTWLQDIAKWLPTHAYAALGQAIEQSQSPHAKDVTLLVVYFALFAGGAAWLYRKDTLKA, from the coding sequence ATGAACAGCCTGATCAAACTGGAACTCACCCGCGCCCTGCGCAACCGCAAGTTCCTGTTCTTCTCGGTGATCTACCCCTCCGTCATCTTCCTGCTCGTCTCCAACCAGACGGGCACGGTCGACGGCACCGGCCTGAGCATCGCGAAGTACGTCATGGTCTCCATGGCCTCCTTCGGCGCTCTGACCGCCGTCCTGATGGGCAACAGCGAGCGCATCGCCAAGGAGCGCGAGAACGGCTGGGTACGGCAGTTGAGGCTGACCCCGCTGCCCGGGCGCGGCTACGTCCTCGCCAAGACCGCCAGCGCCGCGGTCGTCAGCCTGCCGTCGATCGTGGTCGTCTTCATCGTCGCCGCGGTGCTGAAGGACGTACGGCTGGACGCCTGGCAGTGGCTCGCGCTGACCGGCGCGATCTGGGCGGGCAGCCTGGTCTTCGCGGCGCTCGGCGTGGCCATCGGATACCTCGCCAGCGGGGACGCGGTCCGCCCGATCACGATGATCGTCTACTTCGGCCTGTCGATCCTCGGCGGCCTCTGGTTCCCGTCCACGACCTTCCCGACCTGGCTCCAGGACATCGCGAAGTGGCTGCCCACGCACGCGTACGCTGCGCTGGGGCAGGCGATCGAGCAGAGCCAGTCGCCCCACGCCAAGGACGTCACCCTCCTCGTCGTCTACTTCGCCCTGTTCGCGGGCGGGGCGGCGTGGCTGTACCGGAAGGACACGCTGAAGGCGTGA